atttatttatttattttatttatttgtagttTCCCTTGCAGGGGCTTAGGCATAtatcatgtttaaaaaagaaaaggtcaacATACCATGTTTTTCGCTGTTGATCCTGCACCACTGCaattcagaaaagctgtttgtctTTTGAGCggtgtgactttttttttagcactcGATATTTCCAATACAGAATGTTCAGCACCAATTTAATGGCCAGAGAAAGTAAAGCTGTTATCTAGGTGTTCAGTTTTATAAGTAGAAGCGATATTCAGTTAGCAccctgtttttaattttcatggtCTCAACAGtaaaagaagagaaaccagAAGAGAGAGATCCTCTTTCAGACTTGCAAGACATCAGTGACAGTGAGAGAAAAACCAGCTCAGCAGAGTCTTCATCAGGTGATTAAATGCAATTTAGCAGATGTAATTAATTGTACAGTTGTCTGTTGAGGAAACACTGTTGTTAGAGTATGTGCCTACTTAGTTATGTGTTTCATTGTTCCTGAACAGAATCTGGATCAGGCtcagaagaagaggaggaagagtcTAGCAGTGAAGGCTctgaggaagagggagaggaagaggaagaggaggaagagacgGGAAGCAATTCTGAGGAAGTATCTGAGCAGTCAGCTGGTGAGTAACATGAAGCAGGTCATAGAATGGTGtgttatgattttcttttttttctcattctgtattgttttatttgatcattttccttttctcttagTCTAGGATAGGCTGAGACCTCACAGGTCAAgataactaaaaagaaaaaaaacaagtacaaGTCATATTCTATCCTTTTATATAGAGGTAATACCAATTATTTATCTAAGAAGCCAGATTAGAAAACTGAAAGCCATTTTTATCTTCCTAAATGGTGTAAGGCTAACAGTTCAAGTAATTTTGTAACATAACAAATATTCTGTAGAGAACAATTCTGCACTTATTTGGGGGGTGGTGAAATACAAATGTTTCTGTCATTCTGTATTCTTTTCAGTtgcaaatttcagcttttttttttttcatgccagTACAACTAAACgaacataataaaaaaaggtttaGTAAAAAAGTCTACTTACAGCCATTCTTGTCCTTAATTAGTAAAGAAAAGGCACAAAAGCATGCTCTGATGGCtgggtatttttctttaaaatcagttaCAGTTAATAAGCAAATATTCATAAGTTTCCTGACTTAATTTATTCACCTGCCTCCATCCCTGAATTCCCAGATAATTGGTAAGAATTGTCTTTCCTGTTGGAAGCCAAAAGGCGCAGTTCTGTTGAGTTAGGGGAAGCGTTTGCTTTCCAAGTGGAACAGAAGTACGAGGTCACTAGCTAGATAGCGAAGAAGGTGATGAAGGCCTGGCAAGTTAGAAAAGTGTTTCAATAGTGATCTGTCTGCCTTAGGAGGAGCTACAGAAGTGCTGAGCTTATTCAGTTGAACTTGattctgttttgcagaagagGTGAGCGAGGAAGAAATGAGTGAAGAGGAGGAACGGGAGAATGGAAACCACATCCCAGTTGGTACAATGcaaatactaaatatttaaagaagtgTTTGGCTGAATTTTTGCAGCTGAATAAGTCTAtttctacaaatatttaaaactatttaaaatgtatttcttgttGCAGTTTTGCCGTCATTCTAAAGTGTCGTATGTTTGGCATTGTTGGGCCATTCTCGTGTCAGAATCAGAAACTCCTTGAAATCTGTTCCAAGGTCTATGTTTAGAGGAAATCAGATCCTAGTCTAATGAGCtaatgtttccttctttttcattttgggtCTCTTGTCTTGTCCTCTCATCAAAAAAGCTTTGCAATCAGCATGAGATATAGTGAGtcagttttctctcttgttctgttagcgtaaagatttatttttctgacatgcTGTATTTAACACTGGAAATTGTATGTACAAGACTGTAAACCAGTTCTTGAAAACAACATCTCtgcaaagaggagaaattaGGCTTCTCATCAATCTTCATTGTTACAGTAACGTAGGTGTGCAGCTTATGCAGCTTCTCTCATTTGTAATGATCAGGGTTTCACTACCTTTATTTGTCTAAAGCTGAACTGAATTGTTCCCAATGGCTCCCTCTTTCAACGACTGATTCTGACTTTTAAAGTTACAGAGTCGAGGTTTGACCGAGATTCAGCAGGAAGCGAAGTAGAAGAGGAGGAAGTAGGGGAGGGTACCCCTCATTCCAATGCAATGACAGAAGGAGACTATATTCCTGACTCACCAGCTTCTTCCCCCATTGAACTGAAGCAAGAGCTGCCTAAGTATCTTCCTGCGCTTCAGGTAAAGGATCGCTTAAAGGATGCTTGGGAATATCATAGGCAAATGGATTTCCCTAGCTGCTTTGTTAACATCATAAACAACATATTTCCGTGTGAGATAGTTTATGGGCAGGCAATGCCTTGCTGACTCAAAATCACAAAATACACATCTCTGTGTGAAATATTGCTGTTCACTTTTtgacaaggaaaaaatgtgcatggagcaaaaatgaaattacttttagaaACAGATAAGAATGTAATAATACATTTGATACTCTGATAACTTGGTATTGCTATCTGAAAATAGGTACTTGTTGGTGAGTTCGTTAACGTGAATAGAAACTGACGGGTAGTTAACTCTTTTTGTACCCAACAGTAAAGTGTAGAAATATGAAgagaaagcatattttattaattgaacTATGTGAAAGGTATCAGTCTAAGGTGCTGAGTTGCCACCTTTGCCACTGTGGcaaaaatttcagtttattctGTGCCAAAGTGAATGAGTGAAGAGTTAATGAAGTAATTTAGTTAATGTGCTAAAACACAGACTCTGTCGAGGATTCCTTTAGAGATCCAAAGATACCTTTCTTACATGGAGTAGCCATATTGTTGAATTCTCTTGGTAAATTTTAAGTATTCCTGTGAAGCTGCTAAAGTTTACCTTatgtcttattaaaaaaaaagtaagcaaaacCCTCCCTCAGATGCTGGAGGATAAATGTTGTctatctgtttttttcagggatGTCGTAGCGTGGAGGAATTTCAGTGTTTGAACAGGATTGAAGAAGGAACGTATGGTGTAGTGTACAGAGCAAAAGACAAGAAGACTGGTTAGTATAAGTGGTCTCCAGTTATTATCTTCATGGTCTTTAGAGCTGCAGTTGTATGCAAATTATGGTTCTGCGTTTTTCATTGATGAACAAAATCTatctaaaatactttcttctttatCAAGAATGATCTGTGCTTTTTAATAGGATGTGGACTTTGACATAAGGGCTTCGTTTGCAGCTCTGTCGATAGTTACGGGGttgaaagctttcaaaatttaCTATAAGCGTTCCACCAGGCGTCACTGTAAGCACAGCTACTGATTAGAGAATTCATAAAAGCAGCGGTTGGTGTGCAGTGAGTGTATACTGCAGTATTTTGTTGTAGAACGAAATTCCACTCTTTTTAAGCtccctttcaaaaaaacaatTCTTGTGTATACAAGtggatttatatttttaaaactcaatCTCTTTGCTTATCTGGTTTGTAATAGCAAACGTCTTGAAGAAATTATTGCATTTCCCATAAATGATGCAAGGGGCAACCATCAAGTCATTTATATGTTCCTCTTCCATGGCAATTCCTCAAGTGAAAGAAATACTTGCTTTGATAGTTTAACAAAAATAGTGATATTAGTGCAAtacttttttcctggaaaaagatAATGCACAGCAAGATACGATCTGTTCTGTTGGCTCTGACCTTGGTTTCCCTGTACTGTTGCCATCACTAGTGACACGTTACTTCCTAGCAAGCTGGTCATTTTAAAGGGGAACTGTGGCACAGTAAATTAAATACCTGCAGTTTGAAATAGAGTTGGCAGATGGTGAAGAGAGCTTGTGAAAAGCACTGTGTTCCAAAGCAGACCTAGACAGACGTTAGGGTTATTCTCAGGTTCCAACTGACAAGCTGTGATTTTGGTGACAGGTTTAAATTCTGGATGCCTTGGTTCCTctgtttattttagaataatatGACCATTTGGTTTCCTTTGGGGAGTGGAATTATACAGCTGGCATGGTGGTTTCTCTGAGTTCACTTGTTTACTGGACAACTACTATGAGctcggtttttttttttccttctctgtcttgaAGCCCGCTCCAAGACTGACATAACCACTATTCTCCACAATATCATGCAACCCCCAGATGTATTATTTGAAGCATTTCTGTCTGCTGTCTTACCTTCCTAACTATGGTGAGGAGTTTAGAGttaaatacactttttctttagtttctttCCAGGTGAGTTACATTGGAATAAACTAAAGTCCATGATGCAGCTCTGGGATTGTTGTTCTGGATTTTATTCTTCAAACTTGGCAATCTTCTGTTGGgggtggagggttttttttgatttttctttgctaatgTGAGACTGACTCTGCTTCTTGTTTCAACAGAATGTCTTAAGTAACagttttcattcaaataaattaaattaatgacaGAACACTGGGGGACCTCTTAACGTGTGTTTTATTAGCTGTGTGATGGGAAATCTGCAGttaataattctgttttctttgcagatgaAATTGTGGCTCTGAAGcgactgaaaatggaaaaggaaaaggaaggctTTCCCATTACTTCTCTGAGAGAAATAAATACTATTCTGAAAGCACAACATCTTAATATTGTCACTGTCAGAGTAAGGCCACAATCTTCCATTTCAtaagtatttttgttcttgaaatACTGTCTCTTGGTTTGTAAATGCCATATAAAAATGTTAGCATTTGTAGCAGAGCTTGTTTCTGTAAACAGCTGTATACTACCCATAAAACTATATAGACATTACTTGTCTCTGCATAATCTGATGTTCTGCAAAAATGAGCTGTTGgcatttttatagaaaatatgttttctatgGATTTTACCAATGGCAGACTTCATTTATCCTCTTGTCAGTATATTTCTAAGATTCATTTTCGcatgcttttttaaatagtgcGTGCTTGTTTTGAtcatttgtttctgtgtttcaggaaaTTGTTGTAGGTAGTAATATGGATAAAATCTATATTGTAATGAACTATGTAGAACACGATCTCAAGAGTCTGATGGAAACAATGAAACAACCATTTCTACCAGGTACTGTTTGCCATAGTCTCCTGTAATTCTCAAAACTTGGAAAACTGGCCAACACAAACCTCAGTGTCCTTGGGCTGTACTGACAGGAGAGAACTAGCTTTGTACAGTGATGTGTATTGCCTCGGAATGTCCTATGAGTGTTCTTTGGAACAGAGacttcattgctttttctttgttcagtcTGATTTTACTGGTACAAGTTAAGATAGAATCGTAGGCTGGGAGTGCTGATTCTCATACTGGTATTTGGTGGACAAATCCAGTTTGCATGCTTAGCGTGAAATTGAGGGACTTTCCCCTGTGCTAAGCTGGAAAAGAAGACTGGGTTTTAGTTTTGACCACTTCCTGTGTTTTTGAGAGGCATTAATTTCTGAGCATTATCTGGATGCATTCCAGCtatccaaattaattttgctgtattGGCAGCTCTGTGGCTGTAACTGTTGTTGTTCTGCGACCTGTTTTTATGGTGGAGGCTATACTGTGCTTTTAACTTGacatccctttcctccctctgcccctttGCCGGTTctccaaacacacaaaaaaagtaaagataGATTTCTTCTCTTAAAGGTACTTGGCttctttttatcatttcagGTGAAGTGAAAACCCTGATGATTCAGTTACTGCGAGGAGTCAAGCATCTTCACGACAACTGGATACTTCACCGAGACCTGAAAACTTCCAACCTGTTGCTCAGTCATTCaggcattttaaaagtaagaatTACATGAAATACACCACGCTTCTGAAAAGCTTGTATTGCAGAATTACACTGCATTATAGCTACGTCAAGAGCTGGATAGAATGTTTTGCGTTAGTCTTTAAGAGGTATGAGCTGTGGCTTGTAAAACATACAGTTGTGAAAGAGTGAACTTTACTATTAAAGAAGACTGCCTTGTCACACTGTAAGATTTATGCTAGGATGTGACTAATAAGCATGCTCTAGTGAATACTGAATTCTTTATAGTGTGATTAGAAGTCTGAACTGTGTTCTTTTCCTGCATGCCAATTGCACGTTGCCAGTATTTACATCTTACAGCTGTTACTGTTGTTAAGCCTGTCTCTTTCTCAGGAAAACTGGactttgaaattttttcttgcttgcagAGTTGAAGTCATTATCtcttgctgtttggttttggttttcccccTGCCATATAAGCTTTCTGTCAAGGTGATCAATAACAGGAACTCTTACTTGGCCTCAGGAAGGGAAAgatgtttttcccctttagtGGAAAACGGCAAGGAAGGCCCATGAGAAACAGTGTATTCTCTGTGGCTACTTTTGAAGGCTGGCAGCCATGCAGTAGCCAATGTGGCCAAGACACATGGGCACCGTTAGTAAATGGTACGGTCAATGCTGGAAACATTACTGATCACCAGTTTTTTTTAGGTTGGAGATTTTGGACTGGCCCGAGAATATGGATCTCCACTGAAGCCTTACACGCCAGTGGTTGTGACGCTTTGGTACAGGGCTCCAGAGCTGTTGCTTGGAGCCAAGGTATGTTCATCCTTGTTCCCCTGGCTGCTAGAGGAGTGACTCTTCAGACTAACTTTATTTTATAACTTATGAACGAAGTATGAGTATGCTTGATTCTTCATATTGTTTTAGAGGTGGAAATTCTGAAtcttcagtattatttttcctaataacaCAGCTAAAAAGGCTCTGTTTTCCACAGGCAGGAGGTGGGTGGCAGATTGAGTTTTTCTCCTTTAGATTGCTGATGTGGTAGTGCTGCTGGATTTCTCATGCATTGGTGCAAACTGTCACTGTCAATTTAGGCAGCGGATTAAGCAACTTAGTCTAAAATTTGTGACACCTGAGAGCAGAACAAGGTACTGGCAGCATTCTGGCAATGGTCCCTACTTATTACCTGTTTCGTAACTGAAATCTGGAAGTAGGGTTCTGGAGGGCTTCAGCGACAAGAGCCATGCCAGAAAAAATTAGTGCACTACCACCAAAGAAAAATGGGTGCAAAAGTGAAAGAAGCCctttgctaatttaaaaaaaatgtttttgtaattgGAGAAACGACTACATTTGAGAGAGGGGGGTGGGTACCACAGAGACTAGGTTTTGTGCCCATAACCTGAGATTGCTGTAGTGACAAAATAAGGGCTCAGGATCTCTGGGAAAGAGAGTGCAAGTGAGAATGCTTTGCTAGTTGCGATGCTGTGTTTGTgagtaaaaaagaaaggcaacGTTGTGGAGACTTTCACGTTTTATCTTGAAGTATTTGTGTAGTATGGGTATTACTCATAATTCACACTAATTagaacttttaaataaatacagttgaGACCTGTGCCTTGGGCACTGGAAGGAGTGTATGTGTTCAGAGTGATAGaatctttaaggaaaaaacaaaccctaaataaaaccccaaaccaaaacaaaaaaaccccaccaaacaacTCTGTGAAGGTATCTTACTTGATTTTATAAGGTATGatatcttccttcttttcaggAATACTCAACAGCGATAGACATGTGGTCAGTAGGCTGTATATTTGGAGAGCTGTTAACGCAGAAACCACTGTTTCCAGGGAAGTCAGAAATCGACCAGATTAACAAAGTTTTTAAGGTAACATTTTTTAACAACTTTGGATTCTAACTGACTGGGTTTAGAGGCAGGTACATTAGAGTAGGAAGAAAGTAAAAGTGTTGCTCTTTGACAGAGATTCAGCCTTAAAAAAAGGCTCATTACTCCGACTGTTGTTTTACAATGCTTTTAGGAGGCTAATGATTTGTGGTTTTGTCCGTTTTCTCTGGATACTTACCAACTCCTATAGCTACATAATGAATAAGCAGAAGGGTTGTACTCTAGAATGAATTTATTAAGgagatattttaatttacaggaTCTAGGTACTCCGAGTGAAAAAATCTGGCCTGGTTACAACGAGCTGCCAGCAGTAAAGAAGATGACATTCACAGAATATCCCTATAACAATCTACGCAAGAGATTTGGAGCGCTCCTCTCTGATCAGGGGTTTGATCTGATGAACAAGTGAGTGCTAGCTTCTAGGGTATCCTTGGGAAAATGTGTTCATGTCCTGTGATAGTGGTGGAATATTACTTGCAGCATGGTATTTCAGTGCATTTAACCTTGTCAAAACACACTGGTGCTTTTGAAGTTTGTCTGTGACATTCCTTGCAACAGCTTTATTCAGTGTACCATGCTCTTAACACCTGCTGTTAAACCTCAGTCCAAGATTATTCTTGCACACCTATGTCctagaagaacagaaaaatgttttagtaGTAGGTTTAGCTCATTCATGTCATGTTTAATTATGTGGTGAGTCAGCCATCATGCAGTCTGCTGATGAATCTTGATAAAACAAATTGCAgttcaaaaaaaggaaaaaaagcagtacaTTCTAGAGCTCATGTTACAGAATTAGGAAAATAGcaatcttggggttttttccaagatTTTCAAAGTTCATGAGTCCTGTTATATCTGAGGTTCTGGCAGTCCTTTTAACTAACTCTACTGGTGCATTCTGGTTGCATtccaattcatttttcttctaaagactGACAAAGGTTTGAGAGATTTTTGTTCCCCTCTCTCCCCTAATACTCCCTTTAAATTTTGTGACATGAAGTAGTGGAAATGATTGCGTTTTAGATCTTACTTAGAACTtgtctctattttaaaaaattaaattgaaaaataattaatttttttttaaaggggggGAATTTTCATGCTTTCCAATTTTTAAGAATTATGCTGTTCCAGGTTTCAGAATGAGTTGTGAATAATTTATCGGAAGTTAGATAACCTTTCAGAAGGTCCAAGCACAACCTGTCTTAATAAAGTTGGGTATCACATCAGTGTCATCTATTTCTTAATTGATTTGGTTATGACAGGGCTATGTCTTCATTATTGTGGGTAAGAAGGACAACACTATAGTATTCATGTGAGGCTGGAACTTACAGAAACACGTGTAAGTGTATATAAATGAGTGGAACTCACTACATGTAAAAATCTTGGATATGTAAGCATTTGCATAGCGCCAAATACTGTTTGGTAGGATGAATAGTACAGTAAAACATGTTTCTGTATTGCGAGAGGTTTACAATAATCACCCACAAGCTGTACGGTTAAGTTAATGCTATATTTTGTTATGTTGTGTTATTGATATAATCTCAGTTGTCTTCTCTGAAAAGCGAAGCAGcattctaaaatgttttaactgaACTATCCTGGATCCCTTTTGAGCTATATCTGATACCCCTAGGTTCTGAGGTGTCTAATAGGTTATACCTCTGAAAGCACATCCCTACAAAAGCTACTTTGATACGTAGTTCCAGCTGCAGTTCCATTAATTACAGGTTCACGTAGGAAGCATGCATTTAGAGAGCTATGTTAGATCACTCATATGTCAGCAATCATACCCGTTAATAGAATTCTttgttaaaaatcagaaaattctaaattgcatttctgaagtatttataATCTGGGGgctaattttttcttctttctgtcccTCTGTGTCTCTTCTTCCCTATTTCATCATCTTCCTAAATTCTTCTCAGCTTTTTGACATACTACCCAGCCAGAAGAATTACTGCCGAAGATGGTTTGAAGCACGAGTATTTCCGAGAGACTCCCCTTCCTATTGACCCCTCCATGTTTCCCACCTGGCCAGCAAAAAGTGAACAACAAAGGGTAAAACGTGGCACTAGCCCACGACCACCTGAGGGAGGCCTTGGATATAGTCAGCTGGTAAGCAGAGCAGATGGAGGCAACTTCTGATGTCCTCGGACATGTCCAAATCCTGATTTTTGGAAAAGTTCATGTGGACTGTATTTTGTTAGCCTTCTGGGGCTTGGGATCCTGAGACTCACCTGTACGTGCATGAAAAAGACACTACAGAAGTCCAGCTTTCCCTCTGTTCCTTTTCAAAGGGCAGGTCCAATTACTGTTGTAGTCACAGAATCATAATTTCAGTACatctgagaaagaaattatgCCTGATTTTTATCACAGTGCGGAACAGTTTTTCTGTTGAAAGTGTACATTGTCTTACACTTTCAACTAAGCTTTCAAAGCTGCAAAtttatctttggaaaaaaaaaaatccaaagcctAGTAAGTTATGTGTATTTTGTGGATAGAAACAGTCTCCTTTTCCCAGTATTTGGAGAAGAAttcaaaaaaaaggcaagggtGTTCGTTCTGTCTGTGGGGATTGTGCTGCCCATTTGgcgggaggaaaaaaaaaaaaaaaggctgaaaatgaTGCCCTTGTAAGTATGGCATGTTACAGTCTCAGGTGCCTTAATTATAGCAACTTACTACTATTTCCATGTCTCAGCATAGATGAAATAGCACGGTGCAGTTATTGTGCTCAATTTAACAGATGAAGTAGCCTAAAGGGTTGTTTGGCCTGCATTGTTGAGGGTATAAAAATTGCCATGGAGGGTGTACAGAGTGTTTCATCAGATGCTGAATAAGTGTAGTTTACACTGATTTAGACTGCGTTCacaaatttttttccagctttcacaAGTGCAGGCGAAAGTAGGTATACAAACTATGAATACACTGGAGGTGCCTTTAGGAAAGATAACTTTTGAAAGAGTAATGTTTAAAGATCATGAATAACACTGCACATCGAGCTTAGCTATGGTGCCACTAAATCAAACATTTGTTCCTCATCTAAAGGTactttgatttatatttttgttgttgttgtttagaTTTTTGTGTTGGAGAGGTAAACCTGCACAGACACTTACTGATAAATGACTTGTGATTGGTTTTCACAGGGTGACGATGATCTGAAAGACACAGGTTTTCACCTGACCACCACAAATCAAGGAGCATCTGCTGCAGGACCTGGTTTCAGTCTCAAGTTTTAAACTCAACGtgaaaggaggggggaaaaaaaaaaaaacccaaaccaaaaccaagagaaCCGTTCATGTGAGTGGATTTCAGAGCGCCCCAGTTCTGTTCATCACGTCAGGGAGACTACATGTTTTTCACGGGGGAAAAAGCCAAGTGTCATCACAGATTCAAAGGCTCTGGCTGGGTGTGGAGTATAACTGCTGCATTCCATTAAAGGACTGGAATTAACCTGAAAAAGCCAAGGATCATTACAAAATTTGACAAAGGAAAACTTGAAGTACAATCTTGGAACAGtttctggtttagttttagttttggttggtttttttttttttgttgggtttgttttgtttcttgtaaatttgtagaattaaaatacatttttaattgtttaacaGTGTGAAGGATTTCCTTTCTTCACATGCAACAAACTTGGATGTTGGTAGCATTAAGTCTTCTAGCGTGGGAAGttttccctctgctgccccCAAATCTGTGCTGACACTATTACAGCATACTGTCAGCCTGGgtaaactactttttttttttattttaagtaaattgtATATGTTTGAATATAGTTAGGGCAAAAAACCATAACGGTTCTGAAGTTTCTTTCCTATTGTGTGCCTTGGAGAGAGCTTGGCTGGGTTGGGCTTGATACCCATGATATTTTTGGGTGCACTACTGAGCTGGACACTGATACGTTGTATACATGTATTTACAATGGCACTGGTGCAAAAGAAGTACTCTATTGTTTTATAAATCAAAAAGACTTAATATGGAGActtgaaactttattttctatagaaagttcttttaaatatgctttttttcccattaaaaaaaaaaaaaagcttagctTTACTGATTGTATAATGCCATATTCCAGTCCTTTCTCTAAGATGAAAGACCAGAAGAATCAAGTTGGACTATCACAGCATTCTGAGTCTCTAATTTATATAATGCTATCATTCTTTTCTGGGAACAGGAAGATTTGGAAAATACTGGGCTATGCATGAGCAGTTAGAACTGGGCACCAGTCCAGTAAAAGGATTAACTTAAATTATAAACATTCCCTCCATTTCAGTGACTTTTAAGAGTTTTTCTGGGAAAAGGCCTTGGAACTGGAATTTGGATGTACTAAAATTGTggtaaattttgaaaacagtagttttggggttgtttttttttgttgtttttttttttcctgtggaggaatgcagaattattttctctttaggCCTGACTGCCTAGTAGTACTGAAGGAGAACCAGCTCTATTACTAGTCTGGTAACTGAAGTATGCATGATTTTAGCAAGATTCCTCATAGGTGGAGATCCATAACCCATTGAAAAGCTGGGGTTTTACTACATCCCACCGCGTACAGGAAAGGAGAGCCACTTTGCCGTGGTCTGTGCTGAGCTCTAAACGATTAGAACAGGACTGCATACTTTGTATTTCAAGCTGTGCTGTGCGTCTTGCActctctgaaattatttatttccttcctagCTTCCTTGGCATTGTTGCAGCCAGCGCGGGCATCACTGGAAGATCAGTGTTCCTGACAAAAAGGATTATTCATCTAAGTTAGGATAGGCTTAGTAAAACAAAACCTAATGCTGGAGTGCAATTGAAAATCAATGTGGTTATGAGAGCTATGCATAACtcctggttttggtgggtttttctgTAAAGGGAAATACCAGCTCCTCTGAGTAGCGCAGCATTGTTTGGTTACTGCAGcttagcttttgttttgtctcaGTTGTCTATTTTTGCATTGAGTGCTTGCCTTTTATGATCCTGAGCTTAACTGTCCTTGCTAAGAcgcatttttaagtttttatacTATGTTGTACTCTCAGCTAACTGTGATGGTAAAACTGTCCTAGACCAGAGGAGAATTTTACTGCTAGAGCCTTTCTGCTCTAACACAGAGGTCGTCTAGACTGCTAACCCATACTGCGGTGCGTGGGATGCTTTGCAGTTTTGTTGGTGCTTTTAAGCAGGAACAACCTTGTTTCCAGAGGTTCAGAGGACAACTAAAAAAGGATGAACCTAAGCGAAGAGCAACGCAAGCTGCTGTATTACTGGATAAGGATCTTGCTAAATGTAACGAGTGTCAGGGATTCCTGACTCTGGCAATGAACGCTCCACCGCTGTAGACGTTTGAGTGCACTAGGCTTTGCCTACCACTACTAATGCTATTCTGTTGGATGTGGCACGTTTACCTCATCGCTTGGGTGACTGGGGGAGGACAGTGATGACCTCCTCTCTGTTGACGGAGTCGAGAGGCTTATTGATCAGGCACCTAAAGGACAAGTTATGAGGAGCTGCTGATGGAGGTAAATCATCTGTTGGGATAAGATTACACGAGTAATAAATACAAACCACAGGAAAGCGGTGGGGAGGAAAGATATTCTGTGGGTACTTGAACTGAACATGATGAAATGGGGAATGGAGTAATAAGAAAGTGTTTGTTGTGACCCTACATCCTCCTGctgacaaataaaagaaaaagtaatattaGGTCTTACACTTTTTTTAGAAGTTCTTCTAGTGCTATGC
The nucleotide sequence above comes from Balearica regulorum gibbericeps isolate bBalReg1 chromosome 21, bBalReg1.pri, whole genome shotgun sequence. Encoded proteins:
- the LOC104640382 gene encoding cyclin-dependent kinase 11B isoform X2: MGDEKDSWKVKTLDEILQEKKRRKEQEEKAEIKRMKNSDDRDSKRDSLEEGELRDHRMEITIRNSPYRREDSMEDRGEEDDSLAIKPPQQMSRKEKTHHRKDEKRKEKRRHRSHSAEGKHARVKEKEREHERRKRHREEQDKARREWERQKRREMAREHSRRERDRLEQLERERERKIREQQKEQREQKERERRAEERRKEREARREVSAHHRTVREEYGDKVKMRPWSRSPLRQQRDKLEQGDSRKPVKEEKPEERDPLSDLQDISDSERKTSSAESSSESGSGSEEEEEESSSEGSEEEGEEEEEEEETGSNSEEVSEQSAEEVSEEEMSEEEERENGNHIPVESRFDRDSAGSEVEEEEVGEGTPHSNAMTEGDYIPDSPASSPIELKQELPKYLPALQGCRSVEEFQCLNRIEEGTYGVVYRAKDKKTDEIVALKRLKMEKEKEGFPITSLREINTILKAQHLNIVTVREIVVGSNMDKIYIVMNYVEHDLKSLMETMKQPFLPGEVKTLMIQLLRGVKHLHDNWILHRDLKTSNLLLSHSGILKVGDFGLAREYGSPLKPYTPVVVTLWYRAPELLLGAKEYSTAIDMWSVGCIFGELLTQKPLFPGKSEIDQINKVFKDLGTPSEKIWPGYNELPAVKKMTFTEYPYNNLRKRFGALLSDQGFDLMNNFLTYYPARRITAEDGLKHEYFRETPLPIDPSMFPTWPAKSEQQRVKRGTSPRPPEGGLGYSQLGDDDLKDTGFHLTTTNQGASAAGPGFSLKF
- the LOC104640382 gene encoding cyclin-dependent kinase 11B isoform X5; amino-acid sequence: MEITIRNSPYRREDSMEDRGEEDDSLAIKPPQQMSRKEKTHHRKDEKRKEKRRHRSHSAEGKHARVKEKEREHERRKRHREEQDKARREWERQKRREMAREHSRRERDRLEQLERERERKIREQQKEQREQKERERRAEERRKEREARREVSAHHRTVREEYGDKVKMRPWSRSPLRQQRDKLEQGDSRKPVKEEKPEERDPLSDLQDISDSERKTSSAESSSESGSGSEEEEEESSSEGSEEEGEEEEEEEETGSNSEEVSEQSAEEVSEEEMSEEEERENGNHIPVVTESRFDRDSAGSEVEEEEVGEGTPHSNAMTEGDYIPDSPASSPIELKQELPKYLPALQGCRSVEEFQCLNRIEEGTYGVVYRAKDKKTDEIVALKRLKMEKEKEGFPITSLREINTILKAQHLNIVTVREIVVGSNMDKIYIVMNYVEHDLKSLMETMKQPFLPGEVKTLMIQLLRGVKHLHDNWILHRDLKTSNLLLSHSGILKVGDFGLAREYGSPLKPYTPVVVTLWYRAPELLLGAKEYSTAIDMWSVGCIFGELLTQKPLFPGKSEIDQINKVFKDLGTPSEKIWPGYNELPAVKKMTFTEYPYNNLRKRFGALLSDQGFDLMNNFLTYYPARRITAEDGLKHEYFRETPLPIDPSMFPTWPAKSEQQRVKRGTSPRPPEGGLGYSQLGDDDLKDTGFHLTTTNQGASAAGPGFSLKF